The stretch of DNA GATAGCGGCCATCAGCTTCCCGATGCTCTGGTGGAAGTCCCGGTCCGGACTCTCCGGTCCGGTGTTCCAGGCGTTCTCCAACTCCTCGGCGTGCTCGTCCACCCACGCCCTTCCGGCGTCCGTGAGCGAGAACTCTGTCCCGCGGCCTTCGGTGAGGGGCGTGATGAGTTCCTCATCGACCAACTGCTGCAACGTGGGATAGATGGATCCGGGACTTGGGCGCCAGGCCCCGTTGGTCTTTTCGGCAATTGCCTTGATCAGCCCGTAACCATTGGAGGGCGCTTCGGCCAGGAGCGAGAGGATGGCAGACCGGACGTCGCCCCTGCTGGCCCTGCGTGGGCCGCGGCCAAAACCGGGCCCGAATCCAGGGCCAAAGCCTGGTCCGGGACCGCCGCCAAAACCGGGCCCGAATCCGGGACCGAAGCCGGG from Pseudarthrobacter siccitolerans encodes:
- a CDS encoding PadR family transcriptional regulator; the encoded protein is MKGISEENFPGQQHGGGRFERGRGRRGPHGHRGGSFGPGFGPGFGPGFGGGPGPGFGPGFGPGFGRGPRRASRGDVRSAILSLLAEAPSNGYGLIKAIAEKTNGAWRPSPGSIYPTLQQLVDEELITPLTEGRGTEFSLTDAGRAWVDEHAEELENAWNTGPESPDRDFHQSIGKLMAAIHQFRSGVTEEQRAAAIEKLDETRRALYKILAD